A window from Malassezia japonica chromosome 1, complete sequence encodes these proteins:
- the rhp51 gene encoding RecA recombinase Rhp51 (COG:L; EggNog:ENOG503NU4I) — protein MADAMEHAGVPNEMDALPEEVMGPLPISKMEEFGISASDCKKLKEAGFHTLESLAFTPKKTLLTIKGMSEQKVDKILSEAAKLVPLGFTTATEYHQRRSDLITITTGSPALDLVIGGGMETGSITELFGEFRTGKSQICHTLAVTCQLPIDMGGGEGKCLYIDTEGTFRPVRLLAVAERFGLDGEEVLDNVAYARAYNADHQLELLVQAAAMMAESRFALLIVDSLTSLYRTDFSGRGELSARQTHLAKFLRTLLRLADEFGVAVVITNQVVAQVDNAGFGGGMETKKPIGGNIVAHASTTRLSLRKGRGNQRICRVVDSPSLPEADAVFAIKPEGIADPDE, from the exons ATGGCCGACGCGATGGAGCACGCGGGCGTGCCGAACGAGATGGACGCGCTTCCTGAAGAGGTGATGGGGCCCTTGCCGATCAGCAAGATGGAG GAATTCGGTATCTCGGCATCGGACTGCAAGAAACTCAAAGAGGCCGGCTTCCACACGCTCGAGAGTCTCGCGTTTACGCCGAAGAAGACGCTGCTCACGATCAAGGGCATGTCGGAGCAAAAGGTCGACAAGATTCTGAGCGAGGCCGCTAAGCTCGTGCCGCTTGGCTTCACCACCGCGACCGAGTACCACCAGCGCCGCTCGGACCTGATTACCATCACCACAGGCTCCCCTGCGCTGGACCTGGTCAttggcggcggcatggAGACGGGCAGCATCACCGAGCTCTTTGGCGAGTTCCGTACCGGCAAGAGCCAGATCTGCcacacgctcgccgtcACCTGTCAGCTCCCGATCGacatgggcggcggcgagggcaAGTGCCTGTACATTGATACTGAAGGCACCTTTCGCCCGGTGCGTCTCCTGGCTGtggccgagcgcttcgGCCTTGACGGCGAAGAGGTGCTCGACAATGTCGCGTATGCGCGTGCGTACAACGCCGAccaccagctcgagctgcttgtcCAGGCGGCAGCCATGATGGCCGAGTCGCGCTTCGCGCTCTTGATTGTCGACTCGCTAACTTCGCTCTATCGCACCGACTTTTCGGGCCGTGGCGAGCTGTCGGCGCGCCAGACGCACCTGGCCAAGTTCCTGCGCACGttgctgcgcctcgcggacgAGTTtggcgtcgcggtcgtgATCACCAACCAGGTCGTCGCACAGGTCGACAATGCCGGCTTTGGCGGTGGTATGGAGACCAAGAAGCCGATTGGCGGCAACATTGTTGCCCACGCCTCCACGACGCG TCtctcgctgcgcaagggCCGCGGAAATCAGCGCATCTGCCGCGTAGTCGACTCTCCGTCGCTCCCCGAAGCAGACGCGGTGTTTGCGATCAAGCCCGAGGGCATCGCCGATccc GACGAGTAG
- a CDS encoding uncharacterized protein (TransMembrane:11 (i7-24o30-54i75-97o123-143i155-173o195-216i228-248o268-287i339-357o363-384i396-419o); COG:E; EggNog:ENOG503NWRV) yields MLSSISGLTNTIIGAGMLALPHAYAKMGWLQGSLLVVLCAVVTNFGLYLIKLCADRMDKRVNSFYDMTSQVMPSAVWYFDATIFVKCFGVGVSYLMISGNLIPQVILSLARALGVGTKSVPSWLLSTPLWILVCLTLMAPACFYRKLDSLRIIGYLNMGAVAYLLLILFYYFVNSSAAHLPSHGEMDAVLVSTDVLRTFPIMVFAYTCAQNILPVYNELQHSTVERSTLVTVISVGASALVYLVVALVGYATFGSNVSDNIIAMYPDTNLFVCFGKLSVIALTLTSYPMQLYPCRASLLNMLEVNVDVLSATEAEQSMLGASSGEMDPVLHREIGERRWTVLTLALMSAGLFISMLVNDLSVVLGIVGSVGSTTISFILPALLYRSIFREDAKSPLYTAATALGVWGAIVLVLALTVNISKIFQGL; encoded by the exons ATGCTTTCGAGCATCAGTGGCCTGACCAATACGATTATCGGCGCGGGCAtgctcgcgctgccgcacgCATACGCCAAGATGGGCTGGCTCCAGGGCTCGCTCTTGGTCGTGCTTTGTGCGGTGGTGACCAACTTTGGTCTCTACCTAATCAAGCTATGCGCGGACCGTATGGACAAGCGCGTGAACAGCTTTTACGATATGACGAGCCAAGTGATGCCGTCGGCCGTGTGGTACTTTGACGCGACGATCTTTGTCAAG TGCTTTGGCGTCGGTGTCTCGTACTTAATGATTAGCGGGAACCTCATACCGCAGGTCATCCTGAgccttgcgcgcgcgctgggaGTTGGTACCAAGAGCGTCCCGAGCTGGCTCCTGAGCACGCCGCTGTGGATTCTTGTGTGTCTCACGCTGATGG CGCCGGCATGCTTCTACCGCAAGCTGGACTCGCTCCGGATTATCGGTTACCTGAACATGGGCGCGGTTGCCTACCTCTTGCTCATCCTGTTCTACTACTTTGTGAacagctcggcggcgcacctgccGTCGCACGGCGAAAtggacgcggtgctcgtcTCGACCGATGTCCTGCGCACTTTCCCGATCATGGTGTTTGCATACACCTGTGCGCAGAACATCCTGCCGGTGTACAACGAGCTGCAACACAGCACCGTGGagcgctcgacgctcgtTACAGTCATCTCAGTCGGCGCCAGTGCGCTCGTTTACCTTGTCGTGGCGCTCGTGGGCTACGCCACCTTCGGCTCAAACGTGAGCGACAACATCATCGCCATGTACCCCGACACGAATCTCTTTGTGTGCTTCGGCAAGCTGTCGGTCATTGCGCTGACGCTCACGAGCTATCCGATGCAGCTCTATCCTTGCCGCGCTAGCCTCCTCAACATGCTCGAGGTGaacgtcgacgtgctctcggccaccgaggccgagcagtCGATGCTCGGTGCCAGCAGCGGCGAGATGGACCCGGTGCTCCACCGCGagatcggcgagcggcgctggaCTGTGCTGACGCTTGCGCTGATGAGCGCCGGCCTGTTTATCAGCATGCTGGTCAACGACCTGTCCGTGGTGCTCGGCATTGTCGGCTCGGTCGGCAGCACAACGATCAGCTTTATCCTGCCGGCACTGCTCTATCGCTCCATCTTCCGAGAGGATGCCAAGTCCCCGCTATACACGgctgcgacggcgctgGGCGTGTGGGGTGCCATTGTGCTCGTCCTGGCGCTCACGGTGAACATCTCGAAAATCTTCCAAGGTTTGTAA
- the APA2 gene encoding ATP adenylyltransferase (COG:E; EggNog:ENOG503NYMG): MNPSTQQLKELGPLVAQKFDTALNAGDAFFFDSAVHVTGDDVKEGMPAIASVPWQVRIVPALLKKPNANKEEKKDAPKQNKQDVFAPPYVPNLLVAEFPDYTVLLNKFCVLPRHYLLVTRDFVKQEMPPSPEMIATAYRIIQAHEPSSPGAEMLTFFNCGQDSGASQPHCHFQLVELTPTEGSAAAVPVENLLNRIERDGKEHDFVHMLPVPWQHFVVLLTPPADEAQLETYIGQRFTQVLDAMFSAEDDLAKLTDAPPRRGLPSFNILVTKQALHVIPRRREDFDLRTTDWAPFASGDAPEGTGTVSVNALGYAGLFLTRHESELEALSAEGNARIAHVLQQTGTPLPVVDAPGAQA; encoded by the exons ATGAACCCCTCGACTCAGCAGCTGAAGGAGCTGGGCCCGTTGGTCGCGCAGAAGTTTGACACGGCGCTGAACGCGGGTGATGCGTTCTTCTTTGACTCGGCCGTGCACGTCACCGGCGACGATGTGAAAGAAGGCATGCCGGCCATCGCGAGCGTACCGTGGCAGGTGCGCATCGTGCCTGCGCTCTTGAAGAAGCCGAATGCAAACAAAGAGGAAAAAAAGGATGCGCCGAAACAAAACAAGCAGGACGTGTTTGCGCCACCGTATGTGCCGAACCTGCTCGTGGCCGAGTTCCCCGACTACACGGTGCTG CTGAACAAATTCTGTGTGCTTCCCCGTCACTATCTGCTCGTCACGCGAG ACTTTGTCAAGCAGGAGATGCCTCCTTCGCCCGAGATGATCGCGACGGCCTACCGCATCAtccaggcgcacgagccgtCGAGCCCGGGTGCGGAGATGCTGACGTTTTTCAACTGCGGGCAAGACAgtggcgcgtcgcagcccCACTGCCACTttcagctcgtcgagctcacGCCGACGGAGGGCAGCGCGGCTGCGGTCCCGGTCGAGAACCTTTTGAACCGGATTGAACGCGACGGAAAAGAGCACG ACTTTGTGCACATGCTCCCTGTGCCGTGGCAGCACTTTGTCGTCCTGCTCACGCCGCCAGctgacgaggcgcagctcgaaaCCTACATCGGCCAGCGCTTTACgcaggtcctcgacgcgatgTTTAGCGCGGAAGACGATCTCGCGAAGCTcaccgatgcgccgccccgccgcggcctgccGAGCTTCAACATCCTGGTGAcgaagcaggcgctgcatgTCATtccccgccgccgcgaggacTTTGACCTGCGCACCACCGACTGGGCGCCGTttgcgagcggcgacgcgccggaaGGCACCGGCACTGTGAGCGTCAATGCGCTGG GGTACGCGGGCCTGTTCCTTACGCGGCACGAgtcggagctcgaggcgctcagcGCCGAGGGCAATGCGCGTAttgcgcacgtcctgcAACAGACCGGCACGCCTCTTCCGGTCGTAGACGCGCCCGGGGCGCAAGCGTAG
- the TRM8_1 gene encoding tRNA (guanine-N(7)-)-methyltransferase (tRNA(m7G46)-methyltransferase) (EggNog:ENOG503NVN2; SECRETED:SignalP(1-21); COG:U) has product MWFALFLALVLVPWIWSATKALGVAAVVGLIALWNAELVQLPGGTRPLRPLVLDASPAPKAQWCEGVPQRVLDFARLIVRDFIATWYTVLVHERKGEEDTVFPDTITTLLAHTLTSALDRLRSIDVTALVMLRVVPVLKEHLELYERAESVMYGNSQLASDAGYDELFLAAKYNDGKLHPAVGNVASMDTRESERAHLRLLAAQILDACLPPGPELGATGRVFVREILACAVLHPVIGLLSEPDWINQLISRKATATMQEQERVERLREALDDRRSLDQFLSHSEETPAAKRSHGVQSQRKRRAGVSTSRNQKRVTGAKFHAEKFEEFLAQIESTTSIMEARHMRTSIVLQIQRTNKRMSLHPERTDGHTKEYLHMLRQALTLVDEHIVALSKTRTEAAPQIQLRTPDMDKGGRADASLKDMLTNPSSLSYFMEFMERRGRALFVHFWVTVNSFKNPLEEADLDMAEVVGPSALASSDNEHEVDEQRSAEARSLKETMQILLHQFYDSPLLEVRAKYIDVARRFVDTLDAERATQDQIHMVRQSALLAQHDALQLMLENDWESFLSSNLYIQAMDQLANESAFQVVDAAHPDQDPDEQMDADLLGDLETRSRDSSPDGVRAERPAMPKDDRIPLRYGFLMGGGDGSKSDSLFGQRKPLFDHDPLFNDDAQGWTSDYGTGPAMQSLAETEETSPDLYPVDIDPIWPEPEEPLAKTMPDKKDRYRIAGERLLELEQIAERLQKHEELLVMLTHKAELSGANSGELRLLSVSSRSVQRDLRAATWEIQYLEQLRRECRHFFDARNAIVHATIRETEIHLDEDQRQYILYHILVRVHKEDAEEETWVVLRRYSEFRTLHQCLKRKFRQVWPLESIFPGKKLVGSMSSAFVEQRRAALERYLQAVMEIQDVRLSHELRAFLSDTPDLGDGLSDANATTLIERVLEGVTGFADNLDDWVGGLRPPMEFA; this is encoded by the exons ATGTGGTTCGCGCTGTTCCTCGCGCTGGTGCTCGTGCCGTGGATATGGAGCGCAACCAAAGCGCTAGGCGTAGCGGCGGTCGTTGGGCTCATCGCGCTATGGAACGCAGAGCTTGTGCAGCTGCCGGGTGGTACGCGTCCGTTACGTCCTctggtcctcgacgcgtcgccggcgcccaaAGCGCAATGGTGCGAGGgcgtgccgcagcgcgtgctcgacttTGCACGCCTAATTGTACGCGACTTTATTGCGACATGGTATACAGTTTTGGTGCATGAGAGAAAGGGTGAAGAGGACACCGTGTTTCCCGACACAATCACGACACTCCTTGCGCATACACTCACGAGCGCACTCGACAGACTGCGCAGTATCGATGTAACAGCGCTCGTTATGCTACGCGTGGTTCCTGTACTAAAGGAGCATTTGGAACtgtacgagcgcgccgagtcggTCATGTATGGCAACTCACAACTCGCGTCGGACGCGGGGTACGACGAGCTTTTTCTTGCCGCAAAGTACAACGATGGAAAATTGCATCCGGCCGTCGGAAATGTTGCTAGTATGGATACGCGTGAGtcggagcgtgcgcacctgcgcctcctcgccgcACAGATCTTGGACGCATGTCTCCCGCCTGGCCCTGAGCTGGGTGCGACAGGGCGTGTCTTTGTACGCGAAATTCTCGCGTGTGCGGTGCTACACCCTGTGATTGGTCTGCTTTCGGAGCCAGACTGGATCAACCAGCTAATTTCACGTAAAGCAACGGCGACCATGCAGGAGCAGGAAcgtgtcgagcgactccgagaggcgctcgacgatcggcgctcgctcgacCAGTTTCTGAGCCACTCGGAAGAGACACCAGCAGCGAAGCGGAGCCATGGCGTGCAGTcacagcgcaagcgccgcgcaggagTATCAACAAGCCGGAACCAGAAGCGCGTGACCGGGGCGAAGTTCCATGCCGAAAAGTTTGAAGAGTTCCTTGCACAGATCGAGAGCACTACATCGATTATGGAGGCGCGGCATATGCGAACAAGCATTGTCCTCCAAATCCAGCGCACCAACAAGCGCATGT CCCTCCATCCAgagcgcaccgacggcCACACCAAGGAGTATCTTCATATGCTACGCCAGGCACTAAcgctggtcgacgagcacatTGTCGCTCTAAGTAAGACGCGCACGgaagctgcgccgcaaATCCAGCTGCGTACGCCAGACATGGATAAGGGCGGGCGGGCAGATGCGAGCCTGAAGGATATGCTGACCAACCCTTCGAGCTTGTCGTATTTTATGGAGTTTATGGAGAGACGCGGACGGGCGCTGTTTGTGCATTTTTGGGTGACGGTGAACTCGTTCAAGAACCCGCTCGAAGAGGCCGACCTGGACATGGCCGAGGTCGTGGGGCCCAGCGCTCTCGCTTCATCGGATAACGAGCAtgaggtcgacgagcagcgctcTGCGGAAGCACGTTCGCTCAAGGAGACCATGCAGATCTTGCTCCACCAATTCTACGACTCACCATTGTTGGAAGTGCGGGCGAAGTATATCGACGTGGCACGGCGCTTTGTCGATACACTGGATGCGGAACGCGCAACTCAGGATCAAATTCACATGGTCCGGCAGAGTGCATTGTTGGCACAGCACGACGCTCTGCAGTTAATGCTTGAGAATGACTGGGAGTCATTCTTGTCGAGCAATTTGTACATCCAGGCCATGGATCAGCTGGCAAATGAATCGGCTTTCCAGGTGGTGGACGCTGCACACCCGGACCAAGACCCGGACGAGCAGATGGACGCGGACCTCCTCGGTGATTTGGAGACGCGCTCTCGCGACTCGTCTCCGGATGGAgttcgcgccgagcggccggCAATGCCCAAGGATGACCGCATTCCGCTCCGCTACGGCTTCCTGATGGGCGGCGGAGACGGGTCAAAGAGCGACAGTTTGTTTGGGCAGCGCAAGCCGCTCTTTGACCATGACCCTTTGTTCAACGATGATGCACAAGGGTGGACATCGGACTATGGTACAGGCCCTGCGATGCAGTCACTTGCGGAAACCGAGGAGACAAGTCCTGATCTGTACCCTGTCGACATCGATCCCATATGGCCAGAGCCAGAGGAGCCACTGGCCAAGACCATGCCGGACAAAAAGGACCGCTACCGTATTGCAGGTGAACGTCTGCTGGAGCTGGAACAGATTGCGGAGCGGCTCCAGAAGCACGAAGAACTGTTGGTTATGCTGACGCACAAGGCAGAGCTGAGTGGCGCGAATTctggcgagctgcgtctgcTTAGTGTCTCGAGCCGGTCGGTGCAGCGAGATTTACGCGCTGCGACTTGGGAAATCCAGTACTTGGAGCAGCTCCGCCGTGAATGCCGGCACTTTTTTGATGCACGCAATGCGATTGTGCATGCCACGATCCGCGAAACAGAAATCCACCTCGACGAAGACCAACGGCAGTACATTTTATACCATATCCTGGTGCGTGTCCACAAGGAGGATGCAGAGGAAGAAACGTGGGTTGTGCTGCGGCGCTACTCGGAATTCCGCACGTTGCACCAGTGCTTGAAGCGCAAGTTCCGTCAAGTGTGGCCCCTCGAGTCGATATTTCCGGGAAAGAAGCTGGTTGGCTCTATGAGCAGCGCATTTGTTGaacagcgccgcgctgcactCGAGCGGTACTTGCAAGCGGTGATGGAAATTCAAGATGTGCGTCTGAGCCACGAACTGCGTGCTTTCCTCTCCGATACCCCTGATCTCGGCGATGGCTTGAGCGATGCAAACGCAACGACGCTTATTGAACGCGTACTAGAAGGCGTTACCGGCTTTGCAGACAACTTGGACGACTGGGTTGGTGGACTCCGACCGCCCAT GGAGTTCGCCTAG
- a CDS encoding uncharacterized protein (TransMembrane:4 (i26-53o73-96i108-135o175-199i); EggNog:ENOG503NX8R; COG:S): protein MPPAYVVVRRAPDYQKLDPTTDQRNTIIVACVYALAILLLWNIPILKVVLYPFKLLSVELDPDEGGATRMRGGIHFLTLPAGYLGSSLIGAILIACGFDERASKVASIVVGIFFLFMLCTWVLIIIMIGLFVLFWGVMNCLYSVWDICDDLIFRKVNESDATAFAKLVGCCPPQVWGFIWLLISIAFFAGGILDGAYLIEHFVYQVFV, encoded by the exons ATGCCGCCTGCGTACGTCGttgtgcggcgcgcgccggacTATCAAAAGCTCGATCCTACTACAGACCAGAGGAACACGATCATCGTTGCCTGTGTCTATGCGCTCGCGATTCTCCTCCTG TGGAATATTCCGATCCTCAAGGTGGTGCTCTACCCCTTCAAGCTTTTG tccgtcgagctcgacccTGACGAGGGTGGTGcgacgcgcatgcgcggTGGTATTCACTTCTTGACGCTCCCGGCAGGGTATCTTGGATCTTCGCTTATTGGCGCTATTTTGATTGCCTGTGGGTTTGACGAGCGCGCGAGCAAAGTGGCCAGCATTGTGGTGGGCATCTTTTTCCTCTTTATGCTTTG TACATGGGTTCTCATTATCATCATGATTGGACTATTTGTATTGTTCTGG GGCGTGATGAACTGTCTCTACTCTGTGTGGGACATTTGCGATGACCTCATCTTCCGCAAAGTAAATGAGTCGGATGCGACCGCATTTGCCAAGCTTGTGGGCTGCTGTCCGCCGCAAGTGTGGGGCTTCATCTGGCTCCTAATCAGCATCGCGTTCTTCGCAGGGGGTATCCT TGACGGCGCGTACCTCATCGAGCACTTTGTATATCAAGTGTTTGTTTAG
- a CDS encoding uncharacterized protein (EggNog:ENOG503P4EF), whose product MSNVIKKVFNTDKAENEASKVASDAGNTTSEGKSGLGGFGQKGQDALSGFTGKGQDATTGAAGKGESVLGDAKDKVTGIVPGLGNHQQAAPEGAHTTSTGATSTGAAATHALNNQSASTGLTGSNAPQSATATTGVHPSESAYANRSSNLTQTSSVNSGVNVAAGNVDQDVQHLAPVTKHIAHRHEIEELHREREHHIHQHHIQHHVQPVLDAEHLAEQLHSRVVPATTIREVHANTDKDAALLRSVAGNPKDSFTQAATDRSIIDKGEAVREIVHHHIHNIVQPIIEKETHEYHRIRTTIPTTHITHEAPIVHESTAHQPIRKEDFVKGGGVLTSNTRSIDEAGLLNLGSHQRSVEGETYSGGAPWSS is encoded by the coding sequence ATGAGCAACGTTATCAAGAAGGTCTTCAACACCGACAAGGCTGAGAACGAGGCTTCCAAGGTCGCCTCGGACGCTGGCAACACCACCAGCGAGGGCAAGTCTGGCCTCGGCGGTTTCGGCCAGAAGGGCCAGGATGCTCTCTCGGGCTTCACTGGTAAGGGCCAGGATGCCACTACCGGTGCTGCCGGCAAGGGCGAGTCGGTCCTCGGTGACGCCAAGGACAAGGTCACTGGCATCGTccccggcctcggcaaCCACCAGCAGGCTGCCCCCGAGGGTGCGCACACcacctcgaccggcgctacctcgaccggcgctgctgccaCCCACGCTCTTAACAAccagagcgcctcgactgGCCTGACTGGCTCGAACGCTCCCCAGTCGGCCACTGCCACTACTGGTGTGCACCCCTCGGAGTCGGCCTACGCCAACCGCAGCTCGAACCTCACCCAGACCTCGAGCGTTAACTCGGGTGTCAACGTGGCTGCCGGCAACGTCGACCAGGACGTCCAGCACCTCGCCCCCGTGACCAAGCACATTGCCCACCGTCACGAGATCGAGGAGCTCCACCGCGAGCGTGAGCACCACATTCACCAGCACCACATCCAGCACCACGTGCAGCCCGTGCTGGACGCTGAGCACCTTGCTGAGCAGCTCCACTCGCGCGTTGTGCCCGCCACGACCATCCGTGAGGTGCACGCCAACACCGACAAGGACGCTGCCCTGCTCCGCTCGGTTGCTGGCAACCCCAAGGATTCGTTCACCCAGGCCGCTACCGACCGCTCGATCATCGACAAGGGTGAGGCCGTCCGCGAGATTGTGCACCACCACATCCACAACATCGTGCAGCCCATCATCGAGAAGGAGACCCACGAGTACCACCGTATCCGCACCACCATCCCGACCACGCACATCACCCACGAGGCCCCGATTGTGCACGAGTCGACTGCCCACCAGCCCATCCGCAAGGAGGACTTCGTGAAGGGCGGCGGTGTGCTCACCTCGAACACCCGCTCGATCGACGAGGCTGGCCTCCTCAACCTCGGCTCGCACCAGCGCTCGGTCGAGGGTGAGACCTACAGCGGCGGTGCCCCCTGGTCGTCTTAA
- the SPC19 gene encoding DASH complex subunit spc19 (EggNog:ENOG503P35N; COG:S): MRHGTLTGSQQIAATNHVLQHHTGDFDRLRTAMASQRHFDLVSEHDVREAREHVAGEIAPLLRELIVRAENALTEDERHARALRNKATEELAQVEARSSHSVLGDTTKSPSVAALVNQAELDEHRRALEKLKAERKRLMERVSALEQRQGTSA, encoded by the exons ATGCGGCACGGTACGCTTACCGGCTCACAGCAGATCGCCGCGACGAACCACGTCCTTCAGCACCATACAGGCGACTTTgaccgcctgcgcaccgcgatGGCGAGTCAAAGG CACTTTGATCTTGTCTCTGAGCACGATGTGCgtgaggcgcgcgagcacgtcgctgGCGAAattgcgccgctcctccGTGAGCTGATTGTGCGCGCGGAGAATGCGCTCACCGAAgacgagcggcacgcgcgtgcgctgcggaACAAGGCCACCGAagagcttgcgcaggtcgaggCTCGCTCGTCGCATTCCGTGCTGGGCGACACGACCAagtcgccgtcggtcgccgcgctaGTGAACCAAgcggagctcgacgagcaccggcgGGCGCTCGAAAAGCTCAAGGcggagcgcaagcggctGATGGAGCGTGTGTCTGCACTGGAGCAACGCCAGGGCACAAGTGCATAG
- the FAHD1 gene encoding acylpyruvate hydrolase (COG:Q; EggNog:ENOG503NV1X): protein MLSSFRTTGRKIVAIGRNFADHAKELNNAVPTEPFFFLKPTSSYIGTGDAIEIPKGIVAHFEVELGVVIGQKGRDIAANNAKDYIGGYALAIDMTARNLQDKVKKQGLPWSAAKGFDTFTPVSAFIGKDQIPDPNDVDLWLKVDGETKQNGNTSDMIFNIPQLLEHVSSIMTLEAGDLLLTGTPKGVGQVKAGQKIDAGLQLPGSSKILAELQLQVKDRAGGFTFRE, encoded by the exons ATGCTCTCTTCTTTCCGGACGACGGGCCGCAAGATTGTTGC AATCGGCCGTAACTTTGCTGACCATGCCAAGGAGCTCAACAATGCCGTGCCCACCGAGCCCTTCTTCTTCTTGAagccgacgtcgagctACATTGGCACGGGCGATGCGATCGAGATCCCCAAGGGGATCGTGGCGCACTTTGAAG tcgagctcggcgtggttATCGGCCAAAAAGGCCGCGATATCGCTGCGAACAACGCGAAGGACTACATTGGCGGCTACG CGTTGGCGATCGACATGACAGCGCGCAACTTGCAGGACAAGGTGAAGAAGCAAGGCCTGCCGTGGTCGGCCGCCAAGGGCTTCGACACTTTTACGCCTGTGAG CGCGTTTATCGGCAAGGACCAGATCCCCGACCCGAACGACGTTGACCTCTGGCTCAaggtcgacggcgagacGAAGCAGAATGGAAACACGAGCGACATGATCTTCAACATTCCCCAGCTACTTGAGCACGTCTCGTCGATCATGACGCTCGAAGCGGGCGACTTGCTCCTGACAG GCACGCCCAAGGGCGTCGGACAGGTCAAGGCCGGTCAGAAGATCGACGCTGGTCTGCAGCTCCCTGGCTCGTCCAAGatccttgccgagctccagCTCCAGGTCAAGGACCGCGCCGGTGGCTTTACGTTCCGCGAGTAG
- the MPC2 gene encoding Mitochondrial pyruvate carrier 2 (BUSCO:EOG09265BTC; COG:C; EggNog:ENOG503P3U5), which translates to MAAAGASSRFSAFWNHPAGPKTVFFWAPMMKWGMVLAGIGDLSRPAEKLSVPQNAALAATGMIWVRYCFVITPVNYPLAAVNFFVGVNGLVQLGRIAHYRFTHPEAQAVDASPDAKKN; encoded by the exons ATGgcagcggcaggcgcgAGCAGCCGTTTCAGTGCGTTTTGGAACCACCCTGCGGGGCCCAAGACGG TCTTTTTCTGGGCGCCGATGATGAAGTGGGGTATGGTGCTTGCGGGTATCGGCGACCTTTCGCGCCCGGCGGAGAAGCTGTCCGTGCCCCAgaatgcggcgctcgctgcgaCGGGCATGATCTGGGTCCG TTACTGTTTCGTGATCACTCCCGTCAACTACCCCCTTGCGGCTGTCAACTTCTTTGTCGGCGTCAATGGCCTGGTCCAGCTCGGACGTATTGCACA CTACCGTTTCACGCACCCCGAGGCACAGGCTGTCGACGCATCGCCGGACGCGAAAAAGAACTAG